A window of Microbacterium sp. Root61 genomic DNA:
TCCGGCCAGCGGCTCGGCGCGTGCCCCTCGTCCTCGGCATCCCCGTCGAGCAGGTCCTGGATGATCTGGTCTTCGTCGCCACCGGTGAGCAGTTGCGGCGGCTCGTTGCCGGCGTGCACTTCGGCGCCCCGCACGATCTGGAAGGCGAATGAGGCCACCGACCGCGCCAGAGCCCCGGACGTGGCACGCCCCACGGCGAGGGCGAGCCGGTCGCGCAGGACGGTCGCCGTCTGCCGGGACGGGGTCAGCACGAGGATCGCGTCGGGGTCGATCCCGGCGGCCACCAGCGCCGCGACCCGTGCCACCAGCGTCGTGGTCTTGCCACTGCCGGGTGCGCCGACGACGACACCGGATGCCGCGGCCGGCAGCGCGACGACGGCCTGCTGCGCGGCATCCGATCGGTGCTCCGTGGGCGCCTCGACCGCGCGCGCCGAGACGGCTGCTCCCCGATCAGTCATGCCCGCCACGCTATCGTCCATGGCCGACATGGGCCGTTCGCCGAGAGCGTGCAGCAAGCGGCCTGCGCCGTTCCCGGTGTGTCGTAGAGTTGCCATGCGCCGGGGAGATCCGGGCCACCCGGGACCAACCCGGAGGCAGAAAGGCAGTGACACCGTGGAGATCCGCATCGGCATCGCGAACACGGGCCGCGAGCTCAGCTTCGAGACCAACGACCCGTCCGACGACGTGAAGAAGTCCGTCGCCGCCGCGCTGGACGCCGCAGCCACCCACGTGTCGTTCACCGACAACAAGGGCAACGCGTACATCGTCCCCACTGCGGGCCTCGCCTACATCGAGTTCGGGACCGAAGAGTCCCGCCGCATCGGCTTCGTCGCCTGACCCATGCAGATCCTGCTCGCGTTCATCGTGGGAGCCGTCTTCGGCATCGCCGCGCACTACCTCGCACCGGGGCGTGAGACGCGCGGAGTCGCGCTGGCCCCGATGATCGGTGCCTTCGTGGGCGGCCTGGTCTGGCTCATCTTCACGTGGGCCGGTGTCGGCATCGACAACCCCTGGATCTGGATCGTCTCGTTCGCCGTGCCGTTCGTGGTCGTCTACCCCATCGTCAGCATGCTGGCGCGGGTACGCACGGCGCACGACGAGCGCGAGCGCGTGCGCCTCAAGATCGCCTGAAGACGGATGCCGCGGCCTCAGGCCGCGAGCCCCATGGCGTCCATGCGCCGTGAGTGAGCGGCCATCAATTCGGTGAAGACCGGTTCGACCTTCTTCTCCTCCGCCGCGCCGAGCGTCGTCGGACGCAGCGCGGCGCGCGCGATCAGGAGGGTGTCGCCGACGAGCCGACGCCCCCACAGTGCGAGCAGCGACCGCCACTCCTCATCACTGGCGATGCTCTCGCCGATGATGTCGATGATGGCGTCGCGGTCGTCATCCGCCTGCAGGATGATCGCGACGCGACGGCCCGTGTCGGCGTAGCTCGCAGACAGCGCCAGATAGAAGTCGTCCAGCATCCCGGCCGTGATGTGCACCGAGAGCATCGTCTCCTGCGGCCGCACCCCGTGCGTGGCGCGGCGGAACGCGTCCAGCGGCTCGCGGAACGGCAGCATCAGCGTCGTGGGGTCATCGCCCCGCTCACGGATGAGGGCGACCAGTTCTTCGTGCTTGGTCAGTGCAGCCCCGGCGGCTCGCGACAGCGACTCCTTCTGCCCGAGCTCCGGCGTGGAGGCGATCAGCTCGCTGAGCGTCTCGAAGAATCCGAGCTGCAGGTAGGCGGCCTGACCCAGGAAGGTGTCGATCTCGGGGGCGAGCTCTTCGAAGTCGACGCGGGTGGCGTCGCCGAGGTCTCCTCGAGACTTGAGGTGCAGCACCCGATCCTCGGGTCGCCGCTGCCAGAACCACTTCACCACGGGCACAGCCTAGTCGGACCACGATGAGCGGGCGGCGCGGCGCCGGGGAGCGCTCAGGCCGGTTCCGGTATCGTTGAAGCGTCCCGGCATCGGATCGGGCCCCCGCGCCTGTGGCTGAGTGAAGGGCGTGGACCTCTCACCCCCGGCGGCACCTCACCGCCAGACAGGCTCATATCGTGACGACCTTCGCCGAACTCGGCGTCGATCAGGACATCGTGGATGTCCTCGCAAGCAAGGGCATCGTGGATGCCTTCCCCATCCAGGAGCAGACGATCCCCCTCGGCCTTCCCGGCCAGGACATCATCGGCCAGGCCAAGACGGGTACCGGAAAGACCTTCGGCTTCGGCATCCCCGTGGTGCAGCGTCTCGGTCTCAACCCCGAGCACGGCGTCAAGGCCCTGATCGTGGTTCCGACCCGCGAGCTGTGCGTGCAGGTCTATGAAGACATCGACATGCTCACCTCCGGTCGCAGCACCAGCGTCGTGGCGATCTACGGCGGCAAGGCCTACGAGGGTCAGATCGACCAGCTCAAGGCCGGCGCCCAGATCGTCGTCGGCACCCCCGGGCGCCTCATCGACCTGAACAACCAGCGTCTGCTCGACCTCTCGAACGCGACCGAGGTCGTACTCGACGAGGCCGACAAGATGCTCGACCTCGGATTCCTCCCCGACATCGAGAAGATCTTCCAGAAGGTGCCGGCGATCCGCCACACCCAGCTGTTCTCGGCGACGATGCCCGGCCCGATCGTGGCGATGGCGCGTCGGTTCATGACCAACCCGATCCACATCCGGGCGACCGACCCCGATGAGGGCCTCACACAGGCCAACATCAAGCACGTCGTCTACCGCGCGCACTCGCTCGACAAGGACGAGGTCATCGCCCGCATCCTGCAGGCCGAGGGTCGCGGCAAGACCGTGATCTTCACGCGCACGAAGCGTGCTGCCCAGCGTCTGTCCGACGAGCTCGGCGACCGCGGCTTCAACACCGCCTCCGTGCACGGCGACATGAGCCAGGAGGCGCGCGAGCGCTCGATGGCCGCGTTCAAGGCCGGCAAGAAGGACGTGCTCATCGCGACCGACGTCGCCGCCCGCGGCATCGACGTCGACGATGTCACCCACGTGATCAACCACACGATCCCGGACGACGAGAAGACCTACCTGCACCGCGCCGGTCGTACCGGCCGGGCCGGCAAGACCGGCATCGCGGTGACCTTCGTGGACTGGGACGACCTGCACAAGTGGGCGCTCATCAACCGCGCCCTCGAGTTCGGTCAGCCCGAGCCCACCGAGACGTACTCGTCGAGCCCGCACCTGTACACCGACCTCGACATCCCCGCCGGCACCAAGGGACGTCTCACGACGGCTCCGAAGGCGCAGCCCAAGACGACGGATGCCCCGCGCACCGACCGCTCGGACCGCTCGGAGCGTGAAGGCGGCACCGGCCGTCGTCGTCGCCGCGGCGGTTCTTCGGAGGGCGCGGCGACCGCGACGGCCGAGCGCACCACCGCGCCTGCGGCTCCCGAGGTTCCGACGGAACACGGTGCACACGATGCGGCCGATGGTGCCGGCACCCACGACGGCGGCGGCAACGAGCACCACGACGGCAACGCGGCACCGCGTCGTCGTCGGCGTCGCCGCGCCCCCCGCACGGGCGGTGCACCGGCCGGCGCAGCGTAAACCAGACGATCAGGCGGTCGCGGTGTCTTCGGACATCGCGGCCGCCTTTCTCGTGCCCGGGAGCCTTATGTGCAGTCCGATGGTCGGCTACGACACGTCATATACGCGAAACGAAATGTTCCGTGACTGATGGTTCCTGTGGGTCTAGTGTGAATGTGGACGACACCGTCGCCATCTCACAGTTCTTTCGAAAGGCACTATCGTGCGACTTGCTGAAGCGGTCAACACCGCCTATGAATACCAGGGCTTCTGGGGATCCTTCTGGGACATCATCTGGTGGTTCCTGTGGATCTTCGTCTTCGTCACCTACCTCTTCGTGCTGTTCGCCATCATCGGCGACCTGTTCCGCGACCACAAGCTGAACGGCTGGTGGAAGGCCGTCTGGATCATCTTCCTTCTGTTCCTGCCCTTCCTGACCGCGCTGGTGTACCTCATCGCCCGCGGCAGGGGCATGGCGGAGCGCAGCCAGGCGCAGGCCAAGCAGCTGGAGGCGGCACAGGCCGCGTACATCCAGTCGGTCGCCAACGGCGCAGCGGGCGGCAGCCCGGCCGACGAGATCGCCAAGGCCAAGGGTCTGCTCGACTCGGGCACGATCACGCAGGCCGAGTACGACGCCATCAAGGCGAAGGCGCTCAGCTGATCGGATTGCTCTTCGGAGAAGCCCCGCTCCTCACGGAGTGGGGCTTTTCTGCGCCCGGGCTATGGGTACACCGGCGCGCTGCCGGTGCCGCGATCGATGATGCGGGCGACCATGCCGTCCGACGTCGTGTTCTCCCCCGGCAAGTTCGGCTTGCCGAGGCCGTGATAGTCGCTGGACCCCGTCACGATGAGGTCCCGCTCGTCGCAGAGCCGCTGCAGGGTCGAGATGCCGTCCTGCAGGTTCTCGCGATGACCGAGTTCGAACCCGGCGAGACCGGCATCCAGCATCCGTTCCATCAACGGCGTCGGCAGCAAACCTGCTCGACCGGCCGGGTGCGCGATGATCGCCACTCCCCCGGCGCCGGTGATCAGCTCGACCGCCGTGACCGGGTCGGGCGCGAACAGGGCGATGTAATAGTCGCCGTTCGGGCTCAGGATGCTGGAGAAAGCCTCGGCGCGGTCGCGCACGTGCCCCTTGGCGATGAGCGCATCGGCGATGTGCGGGCGTCCGACAGTGGCGCCGTCGGAGGTCTGGGCGACGATGTCTGCCCATTCGAGGTCGTAGTCGCGCGAGATGCGATCCGCCATCGTTCGCGCCCGATCCATCCGCGAGGAGCGGATGCGATCGGTCATGGCCCGCAGCGCAGGGTCGTCGGGATCGATGAGGTATGCCAGGACGTGCACGCTGCGCCACTGGTGCTTGGCGGACAGCTCCATCCCGGGGAGGAACGTCACGCCCAGGGATGACGCGGCCTCGGCCGCCTCGGCCCACCCCGAGGTCGTGTCGTGATCGGTCAGCGCCGCGGTCCGCAGTCCGTACCGGTGGGCGGCGGCCATCACCTGTGCAGGAGACTCGGTGCCGTCCGAGTGCACCGAGTGCATATGCAGGTCGCTCGGGCCGTGGAATCGAGGCGATGACTGCATCATCCGAGCGTACCGCGATGGGCCGATCCGACCGGTGGAATCGGCGATGCGTGCCGCGGCATCCGTGGATTTCTCAGACTGCTCGCATAGAGTCGCGGACGTGTTGCGCCTGCTCGGTATCCTCGTCACCGTCCTTTGCGCGATCGCGGCCGCTATCCTGACCTGGCCGCAGTTCTTCCGCCTGGAGCGCACCTTCCCGATCGCCCAGATCGTCTCCTTCCGCGGATTCCTCGCCGCCGCGTTCGCCATCGCGTTCGTGCTGCTGCTCCTCCTGGCGATCGCGCGACCGATCCGCGGGCTCGCTCTGTCGCTCGCCCTCGTGACCCTCATCGCCGGCGTCGCCAACGGCGCGATCCTGCTGAGCCGCGGCATCGGCACCGACGCGCTCCCCGAGAAAGGCCCGGACAGCATCCGCGTCATGACGTGGAACACGGCCGGATCGGCGACCTCCCCCGAGACCGTCGCGCAGATCGCCGTGGCGATGGATGCCGACATCGTGACGCTGCCGGAGACCACGATCGAGACCGGCGAACAGGTGGCGCTCGCGATGCGCGATCTCGGGCACAGGATGTGGGCACATCATGCCGAGTACGGCACCGACGGATGGGATGCGCGCTCCACGACGCTGTTGATCTCCCCCGACCTCGGCGACTACGCCGTCATCGATTCCTCGACCGACGGTACGAGCAACACCTCGACGGTGCCCAGCGCGGTCGCGATGCCCACGAGCGGGGACGGCCCCATCGTGGTCGCGGCGCACGCCGTCGCGCCTCGCCAGGCGTACATGCAGCACTGGCGCGACGACCTGCAGTGGCTGGCCGACCAGTGCGTGGATCCCAACGTCATCATGGCCGGCGACTTCAACGCGACGATCGACCACATGGGCGGTCTCGGCATGGACGGCGGCACGCTCGGCCGCTGCCACGACGCTGCGGCCGACACCGGGAACGGCGGAGTGGGCACCTGGTCGACCGAGTTCCCCGCAGTGATGGGCGCCCCGATCGACCACGTGATGGCCTCGAGCCACTGGAAGCCGACCGGGTCGGTCGTGCTGCGCTCCATGGATGGCTCCGGCAGCGACCATCGACCCCTCGTCGTCCAGCTCGAACCGGTGCCCTGACCCTCCACTCTCAGCACCCCGCGTGTAAGACTTGACGCATGAGCGAGACAGGGCAGAGCACCACACCCGCAGCCGAGGAGCAGGCACCGCCTGCGGAGGCGAACGCGACCACGAATCGGCGCCAGCCGTTCCCGCAGGGGTTCCTCGACACGATCTCGACGGGATGGGCCGAGCGGCCCGAGTCCACCCCGCCGCAGCGCGAGCAGGCGGCCTACGCGGCGCGGCGCCGTGCCGCGGTGTCGGCGGCGTTCCCCGGGCAACGCCTGGTCGTCCCGGCGGGCGATGCCAAGGTGCGCAGCAACGACACCGACTACCCGTTCCGCGCGCACAGCGCCTTCGCCCACCTGACCGGGTGGGAGAACGACGCCGAACCCGGATCGGTCCTCGTCTTCGAGCCGAGCGACGCCGGCCACGACGTCACACTGTACTTCCGTGAGCGCGCAGACCGCACCACCGCGGAGTTCTACAGCGACGCGTCGATCGGCGAGTTCTGGATCGGCCCGCGCCCCGCGCTCGGCGGCGTCGAGGCCGACCTGGGTCTCGCAACACAGCACGTCGATGCCTTCGAGGCGCGCGACGCCGACCTCGTCGTGGACGTCGATGAGGACCTCACGCGTTTCGTGTCGGAGCTGCGC
This region includes:
- a CDS encoding DUF3107 domain-containing protein yields the protein MEIRIGIANTGRELSFETNDPSDDVKKSVAAALDAAATHVSFTDNKGNAYIVPTAGLAYIEFGTEESRRIGFVA
- a CDS encoding ferritin-like fold-containing protein, which gives rise to MVKWFWQRRPEDRVLHLKSRGDLGDATRVDFEELAPEIDTFLGQAAYLQLGFFETLSELIASTPELGQKESLSRAAGAALTKHEELVALIRERGDDPTTLMLPFREPLDAFRRATHGVRPQETMLSVHITAGMLDDFYLALSASYADTGRRVAIILQADDDRDAIIDIIGESIASDEEWRSLLALWGRRLVGDTLLIARAALRPTTLGAAEEKKVEPVFTELMAAHSRRMDAMGLAA
- a CDS encoding DEAD/DEAH box helicase, with the protein product MTTFAELGVDQDIVDVLASKGIVDAFPIQEQTIPLGLPGQDIIGQAKTGTGKTFGFGIPVVQRLGLNPEHGVKALIVVPTRELCVQVYEDIDMLTSGRSTSVVAIYGGKAYEGQIDQLKAGAQIVVGTPGRLIDLNNQRLLDLSNATEVVLDEADKMLDLGFLPDIEKIFQKVPAIRHTQLFSATMPGPIVAMARRFMTNPIHIRATDPDEGLTQANIKHVVYRAHSLDKDEVIARILQAEGRGKTVIFTRTKRAAQRLSDELGDRGFNTASVHGDMSQEARERSMAAFKAGKKDVLIATDVAARGIDVDDVTHVINHTIPDDEKTYLHRAGRTGRAGKTGIAVTFVDWDDLHKWALINRALEFGQPEPTETYSSSPHLYTDLDIPAGTKGRLTTAPKAQPKTTDAPRTDRSDRSEREGGTGRRRRRGGSSEGAATATAERTTAPAAPEVPTEHGAHDAADGAGTHDGGGNEHHDGNAAPRRRRRRRAPRTGGAPAGAA
- a CDS encoding SHOCT domain-containing protein encodes the protein MRLAEAVNTAYEYQGFWGSFWDIIWWFLWIFVFVTYLFVLFAIIGDLFRDHKLNGWWKAVWIIFLLFLPFLTALVYLIARGRGMAERSQAQAKQLEAAQAAYIQSVANGAAGGSPADEIAKAKGLLDSGTITQAEYDAIKAKALS
- a CDS encoding PHP domain-containing protein produces the protein MQSSPRFHGPSDLHMHSVHSDGTESPAQVMAAAHRYGLRTAALTDHDTTSGWAEAAEAASSLGVTFLPGMELSAKHQWRSVHVLAYLIDPDDPALRAMTDRIRSSRMDRARTMADRISRDYDLEWADIVAQTSDGATVGRPHIADALIAKGHVRDRAEAFSSILSPNGDYYIALFAPDPVTAVELITGAGGVAIIAHPAGRAGLLPTPLMERMLDAGLAGFELGHRENLQDGISTLQRLCDERDLIVTGSSDYHGLGKPNLPGENTTSDGMVARIIDRGTGSAPVYP
- a CDS encoding endonuclease/exonuclease/phosphatase family protein; the protein is MLRLLGILVTVLCAIAAAILTWPQFFRLERTFPIAQIVSFRGFLAAAFAIAFVLLLLLAIARPIRGLALSLALVTLIAGVANGAILLSRGIGTDALPEKGPDSIRVMTWNTAGSATSPETVAQIAVAMDADIVTLPETTIETGEQVALAMRDLGHRMWAHHAEYGTDGWDARSTTLLISPDLGDYAVIDSSTDGTSNTSTVPSAVAMPTSGDGPIVVAAHAVAPRQAYMQHWRDDLQWLADQCVDPNVIMAGDFNATIDHMGGLGMDGGTLGRCHDAAADTGNGGVGTWSTEFPAVMGAPIDHVMASSHWKPTGSVVLRSMDGSGSDHRPLVVQLEPVP